A window of the Chlamydia sp. genome harbors these coding sequences:
- the dnaB gene encoding replicative DNA helicase, producing the protein MATQTKKPHSTQLLSLPNSKESEMIVLGCMLTNVNHLNLAANLLQEDDFYFLEHRIIFRVLQDAFKLDRPMDPHLTGEELKRRDQLNVIGGAAYLITLSEFAGTAAYIEEYAEIIRSKSILRKMIQAAKDIEKKAAEEPRDVTTALDDAQNILFRISQTTNLAPYVLVADKLKGISSTKDKSFLLALQERQEAFQSSPHDASIPTLSGFPTHFLDLDRMINGFSPSNLIILAARPAMGKTALALNIVENFCFESRLPVGIFSLEMTVDQLIHRIICSRSEVEAKKISIGDISGRDFQRVVSVVREMEEHTLLIDDYPGLKITDLRARARRMKESYNIQFLVIDYLQLISSSGNLRNSDSRNQEISEISRMLKNLARELNIPILCLSQLSRKVEDRANHRPLMSDLRESGSIEQDADQIMFLLRREYYDPNDKPGTAELIVAKNRHGSIGSVQLVFEKDFARFRNYAGCEFPG; encoded by the coding sequence ATGGCAACCCAAACTAAAAAACCTCATTCTACTCAACTCCTTTCCCTTCCTAATTCAAAAGAATCTGAAATGATTGTGTTGGGGTGCATGTTGACGAATGTCAATCACCTGAACCTTGCAGCGAACCTTTTGCAGGAGGATGATTTTTATTTTTTGGAACATCGTATCATCTTCCGCGTGCTGCAAGATGCCTTCAAATTAGATCGCCCCATGGATCCTCATCTTACGGGAGAAGAGCTGAAGCGACGAGACCAACTTAACGTCATTGGAGGCGCTGCTTACCTGATTACTTTATCAGAATTTGCAGGAACAGCTGCTTATATTGAGGAGTACGCTGAGATCATCCGCTCTAAGTCAATTTTGAGAAAAATGATCCAAGCAGCCAAAGATATAGAGAAGAAAGCTGCTGAAGAACCCCGAGATGTAACTACAGCCCTAGATGATGCTCAAAATATCCTGTTTCGCATAAGTCAAACGACAAACTTAGCCCCTTACGTTCTTGTCGCAGACAAACTCAAGGGTATTTCTTCCACTAAGGATAAATCTTTTTTACTGGCTTTACAGGAACGCCAAGAGGCTTTCCAATCCAGCCCTCATGATGCAAGCATACCAACGCTTTCAGGCTTTCCCACTCACTTTCTGGATCTAGATAGAATGATTAATGGGTTTAGTCCATCTAACCTCATTATTCTTGCTGCACGGCCTGCTATGGGGAAAACAGCTTTAGCACTAAATATTGTAGAAAATTTTTGTTTTGAAAGTCGTCTTCCTGTCGGGATTTTCTCTCTAGAGATGACAGTTGACCAGCTTATTCATAGAATAATCTGCTCACGCTCTGAGGTAGAAGCAAAAAAAATCAGCATCGGAGATATTTCTGGAAGAGATTTTCAACGTGTTGTCTCCGTGGTTAGAGAAATGGAAGAACACACTTTACTGATTGATGACTATCCGGGTCTAAAGATTACGGATCTTCGAGCCCGAGCAAGAAGAATGAAAGAAAGCTATAACATCCAGTTCCTTGTTATCGATTACCTACAGTTAATCTCCAGCTCAGGTAATTTAAGAAACTCAGATTCGCGGAACCAAGAGATCTCTGAGATTTCCCGAATGCTTAAAAACTTAGCTAGAGAACTTAATATCCCTATCCTTTGTCTTTCTCAGCTGTCAAGAAAAGTCGAAGATAGAGCAAATCATAGACCTTTGATGAGCGATTTACGAGAGAGTGGAAGTATTGAACAAGATGCCGATCAGATCATGTTTTTACTTCGCCGGGAGTATTATGACCCCAACGACAAACCAGGAACAGCTGAATTGATTGTTGCTAAAAACCGACACGGCTCAATTGGATCTGTACAATTAGTTTTTGAGAAAGATTTCGCCCGATTCCGCAATTACGCTGGATGCGAGTTCCCCGGATAA
- a CDS encoding AURKAIP1/COX24 domain-containing protein — MSSVKKKRRLKIAKHKRKKRRRRDRHKNR, encoded by the coding sequence ATGTCATCTGTTAAGAAAAAACGAAGACTTAAGATCGCCAAGCACAAGCGTAAAAAAAGACGCAGAAGAGATCGTCATAAAAATAGATAG